A region from the Acipenser ruthenus chromosome 56, fAciRut3.2 maternal haplotype, whole genome shotgun sequence genome encodes:
- the LOC117404263 gene encoding histone H1-like, whose amino-acid sequence MAETAPAPPAPAPAKAPNKKTAAKPKKSGPSVSELIVKAVSASKERSGLSVAALKKILQAGGYDVEKNNSHVNRALKSLVTKETLLQTKGTGASGSFKLNKKAAEAKKKAAPKKPAAKKAVVKKATKKVSAKKAATPKKSPKKAKKPKAVKKPPKSPKKATAKPKKAVKSPKKAKAAPKPKKATKAAKPAAKKAAPKKK is encoded by the coding sequence ATGGCAGAAACTGCTCCAGCACCACCCGCTCCTGCTCCGGCTAAAGCTCCCAATAAGAAGACCGCAGCAAAGCCCAAGAAATCGGGTCCCAGCGTGTCGGAGCTCATCGTCAAGGCTGTGTCTGCCTCCAAGGAGCGCAGCGGGCTGTCCGTGGCGGCGCTCAAGAAGATCCTGCAGGCCGGCGGCTACGATGTGGAGAAGAACAACTCCCACGTCAATAGAGCCCTCAAGAGCCTGGTGACCAAGGAGACCCTGCTACAGACCAAGGGCACCGGCGCCTCGGGCTCCTTCAAGCTCAACAAAAAAGCAGCTGAAGCCAAGAAGAAAGCAGCTCCCAAGAAACCAGCGGCAAAGAAAGCGGTTGTCAAGAAAGCGACGAAAAAGGTTTCAGCAAAGAAAGCAGCGACACCCAAGAAGTCTCCTAAGAAAGCGAAGAAACCAAAAGCTGTAAAGAAGCCACCCAAGAGCCCAAAGAAAGCGACTGCCAAGCCTAAAAAGGCCGTCAAGAGTCCGAAGAAAGCGAAGGCAGCGCCTAAACCTAAAAAGGCAACCAAGGCAGCTAAACCCGCAGCGAAGAAGGCGGCTCCTAAAAAGAAGTGA